In Flavobacterium luteolum, the DNA window ATAAAAAAAAGACCCAATCAACTTTGCGTTCATTGGGTCTTTTTTTTATTGCTGTCGGGCTATCCGCGCTACTTCGGTAGCTTGCTTCTATCCCTCACGCGGGCACTCGTCTTTAAAAGTTTATTTTGTTTTAGTGAGAACTTTTTTATTCGCTATCCTCGTTTTTAATGTCTTTAAGCAAAGCATAAATTGCCATTGCATGACCTTGCCCTAAGGCGAAATCATTTTTAAGCCAGTTTACAATATCTCCAGCTTTTACTTCGGGTTTTAACTCACCGTTTGCAGTAAAACCTTTTTGTTCTGCCAAAGTTCTAAACTCAGCAGGACCATTTCCTGTTTTTTCTTTGATCGTTTTTAGGTATCCTTGAAATGACATAAAATATAAGTTAGAAGTTAAGTAAAACGAAAATACAAATTTAAAGTAGGATTAGTATTCGGTTTTTTAATTTGTTTAGTTCAGCTTTTTCATAAAATAGTTCTAGTGCATTCGAGGACTATTTATTTTATCGATATAACTTATTTAACTCTTTTATAAACTTTGTACAGCAAATAAAGTATTGCTATTCCAAAAAGTAAACAAAAAAATTGCCAAGCCATCAACGAATAATCGTAATCTTTTATAACTGCATTCATAATATCTAAAGGTTTCTGTTTTTATAATTATAAAGTAAATAATAAAATTTTGAATTTCACTAATAACCCTTGTAATTTTTATAAGTTTTTTCTTTGTTTTTTAGTTTATTAGTGTATTTTGCCACGGAAAAATAAACTAAACATGTCAATAAATTTAAAAGTTACAAGATTCATCGCAATGTTTTCTTTTCTATTAATCTTCGGGCTTCAAGAAAATGGGGTGCCAACTATTGCTCTACTACTGATTTATTTCTACCAATTTTGGCACGACGTTTTTAGTAGCATAGCGTTTCGAATATTTTGGGAAGGGTTGTCAATTATTCCTGTATTTTTTGTGCTTTTTTTGTTTTTAATAAGTAGGAATTATAAAGTTCTGTTGGGCTGTTTTATAGTGTTATTGGTTTATCAGTTTTACGTTGCAGGACTAAGAATTAATTACCAGAACATGCACAGTGCTTTTTTACTCCCTTTAACCGTGTTTGTAATATCATCGGTTTACGTCATAGTAATGGTGAAAAAACAAAAACCGGATATCAAAGTGTCTTAATTTTTTTGCTAGCATGAGCGTTTTGATGTGAATCTTTGTTGGCACAAGTGTCTTGCTTGTGATCTTTTTGCATTAAAGTAGTTTGAGGTTATATTCATGAACATTACAGTCGTGCTGTACTGGATGGTTTATTAAATTTTATGAAAATTATATAAGTTTTTTCTTAATATTTTAAAATAAAGTTTAAGTTTGTAGGAATTAAACTATTTAAACGCATTGTTATGAAAAAATTTACAAGCCTAATAGGCGGCATGCTTTTAGTATGCATCCTTTTAATGACAAGCTGTACCTCTGAAGACAGCACTAGTAACCCAAATGGCGGGCCAACTGCAGAAGCAAGAAGTTGGTTCAATAATCACGAATCAGAATACAATGCTTCCATTCTGCAGTATATTGACAATTTGCAGTGGGAAAATGCCATAGTATCAGACGGCAAGGATGGAGAGGTAATTGAAGTGCCTTTTACACTCAAAGAAAAATTAAGCACTTCAAATGAAAATGCAACATTACAAAATGACAGTCATCGTTTAGTTTTTGTAAAAGATGGACAGAAAAAGTTCAAAGCATATTACATTCAAATTTTTGCTGACGATGAGAATTATAGTAGTTTTGGTAAAAGTTCTGTTTATTATGGAGCGCCAAATAATTTTAGTGGTAAAATTTTTAAGCAAGACTTAAAAGATAATGTTGTTTCGTCATTAAAATATATAGATGGCAAAGGCGTTCAGCTCGGGGCGACCTCCAAAATGCGTGAAGTAAATTTAGATTGTACCTTTTTTGGATATTGGAAAGATGATGGAAGTTTTACGCCTATTAGATTACTGTATTGTGATGGTGGAGGTGGTGAAGACCCAACAATTGGAGGTGGGGTAACTACAGGAGGTGGTGGTGGAAGCAGTAGCTCAGGAGGACAAAATACGACGATGCCTCCTCCTCCCAAGGTGCCAATTAGTGACATAAAAGATTTTCTGAAGTGCTTAGATGTTTCTAAATCGGCAAAGCTTACTGTTTATGCGGAAACAATGTGGGAGGGTAATGGAGTCGGGCATGCATTCATAGGCGTATCGCAAGGGACCAATTCTGCGGTTTACGGCTATTACCCTAAAAAGTTATTAGGTTCCGTGACTGGGCAAGGAATTATGGGGGATAATGGAAATGCTCATTACAACGTAGCTGCGAGTATGACAATTACTGGAGCGCAATTGAACCTGATTATAACGCTCTCACAGACATATCAATCCGACAATTATGATATAAGTTTTCACAACTGTGCCGATTTTGCCACTGATGTGCTAAATATTGCTGGTGTTTCCACCAGTGGATCTTTGGATAATCCAGATACCACTGCAGTTATATTACAGAGCCTTCCAAATTATATCACGGGATCATTTAATGCTCCTAAAACAATAAAATCATGTTTATGAATCTGAAAGTTTTAAAATTAATCGCCATAATAAGTTTTTTAGTTACTTTTGGTGTTCAAGAGAATGGGGTTCCAAATTTTATTCTTCTTATTATATATTTCTGCCAGTTTTTGTATGACCTCTTTAATAACACAACGTCAATTCTTTGGCAGGGGCTAATAACCATTCCTACATCTGGACTGCTTGTTTTATTTTTAAGAAGCAAAAATTATAAAATTTTGCTGGGCAGTTTTATAATTTTATTGCTTATTCTAGTTTTCATTACAGGTCTAATATACAATTATCACAGAATAAATATTGCTTTTTTACTCCCTTTAACCGTGTTTGTAATATCATCGGTTTACCTCATAACAATAGTGAAAAAACAAAAACCGGATATCAAAGTGTCTTAAATTTTTTGCTAGCATAAGCGTTTTGATGCGAACACAATTTAAATCAAATGCTTAGTTATATGTTAGAACTTATCAGCTTTTTAAGATTAAGAAGCTGGTTTTGGCTATTTTAAGATGTTTAATGCTTTTTTAATAATTTAATAATAACAAGAATGAAGAATAGATTTTTAATGTTCTTAACAATTGGCATCGCGCTTTTTGTTTTTTTTTACTTCTCTGATTACTATTTTAACTTAAATATTGGTGACACATATTACGTTATAAATTATTTTTATCCAATACTAATTCTTTTGATAATTAGCAGTGTCGTTTACTTTTATAAACGAACTAAAGAAAAGAAAAGTTAGAATATTTTTTCTTTATTGATTAAAACCTCGAATGTATTTTCGAGGTTTTTTATTTTAAAAAATTTTGCGGTTAAAAAAAACTAAAGCACACGATTAACAGGATACTGCATATGCGCCTTTTCGTAATAAACTGAATGCTTATAAATCCAATCCAATTGCGCTTGCGAACTTTTAGCAAACTCGCGGTCGTTTTGTTTTTTAGCTTCTAATTCTGCTTTTAGAGATGGATTTTCTTTGAAAAGCTGTCCAGCAGTATCTTCAAAAATATATTCTGAGTAATGTTCTTTTTGCTGTAAAATAGGATCGAAGAAATTCCAGTTAAAGAACGAATCAACGCCTTCTGGTTCAAAAGCTTCTACAAGATATTTTACGCCTTTTTGGTTGGTTGGCACGATATAATCTCCTTTGGCAAAAGCCATTTTAACGATTTTAGAAGTTACGGTTGTGTTTCTATGCAAATAATGCCCTTCGTAAGCAGACGGAACGGTTTTGAAATCGGTAATTCTGTAGCTTTCGACTTCTATAATCGTATCGTTTTTAATTGGTTTAAACGAGATATTATTGTTTTTCAAAAGATCAATAATATTCCAATATCCTCTTGGAACAATATAAGCCGTAGGAATCACGACTTCTTTAACCGATTTAAATTCTTTAATGTACGGAACGTCTTTTTTATAAGGTTTGTTTCGGTCATAATACAAACGATTTCCCGTTGTAGCGTCACTTTTTTTGTAACCTGCTTCATATCCTAAAAATGAAAAAGTGGTCGCTTTTGTACTGTCTAATTCCCATTTTAAAGTGTATGATTTTTTAGGCTGATATTGCTCCAAATTCTTTATTCTTAAATCTTTAATTTTTTGATAATTAGCATCGGTAAAATCCAAAGTGGTTTTCATGTATTCGTAGGTCATTTTTACACGTTCGGCATATTTTTTCAGCATGTGTGTTTCGACTACAAAACCAATCGTATTAAACAGCGAAGTATAACCAGTTGTATATCGCGGACTATCTACAAACTGACCAAAACCTTTGTCTGGTGTATCTCTAAATGAATCGACATAAGGCGTAGTTTCGATCTTCTTTTTCTGAAGATCTTTTACCAAAGCCGGCATCATTTCGTTATTCATAAAATCGCCCAAAACTGTTCCCAATTTATTATGCTGTGTCATGATATATGTCAGTTTGTATTGATAATCAGAACCGTTACTTACATGATTATCGATAAAAACATCGGCATTTATTTTCTGGAAAATCTCCACGAAACTTTTTGTATTTCGAGTATCCGATTTCATTAAATCACGATTCAAATCGTAGTTTCTCGCATTTCCTCTAAAACCATAAATTTCTGGTCCGTCCTGATTCGCGCGAGTTGTCGAATTTCGGTTTAAAGCACCACCAATATTATAAACTGGAATGGTAACCAAAACGGTATTTTTTGGAGCTTTCATTTTTCCTGTCGCCAAATCTCTGTAGAATTGCATTGTGGCATCGATTCCGTCAGGTTCTCCAGCGTGGATTCCGTTATTTACAAATAGAACCGCTTTCGTTTTCTGAATTTTATCAAAATCAAATTCCTTGTCAGGATTAAAGGTAATCATGTGCAAAGGTTCACCAGAATCTGTCAGTCCCATTTCTTTCATTTGAATCGTTGGGAAATCAGCAGCAAGCATCTTCCAGTAAGCGATAGTTTCCTGATACGAAGCAGATTGATTTCCGTTTCCTTTCTCAAAAAAGGTATCGTATTTCTTATTGTTTTGAGCGGAAATAGTGATGGTGAAAAGTGAAAAGAGAAATGTAAAAAGTTTCATGGTTTTGGTTTTTTGATGGTCAAATATAATAGTTTTATTTGTTTCAGGTTTCAAGTTTCAGGTTTCATGTACTTTGTGTTTTTTTAACCGCAAAGCGCGCAAAGTTTTTTGTCTTTGAGGTTTTGTAAAAACGCAAAGTTCGCAAAGCTTTGAACATAAACTTTGTGAACTTTTCTTAAATCTTTGACATGATTTGTGTTTTTTAACCGCAAAGTACGCAAGGCTTTTTGTGTATGTGTTTTATAAAACGCAAAGTTCGCAAAGCTTTGTACATAAACTTTGTGAACTTTGCGTAAACCTTTGCGTGCTTTGCGGTTAAAAAACTTTCCCTACTTTTGCAGAATGAATAAAAAACACCATTCCAACAATATACTTTCGAATTTAGGGATTGAAAGCCTGAACGAAATGCAGGAAATGGCACACGATGCTATTTTAAACGAAAACAACGTTTTATTACTTTCTCCAACAGGATCTGGAAAAACGTTAGCGTTTTTGCTTCCTATTTTAGAATTGTTACAGCCTGAAATTCTTTCTGTTCAATGTTTGATTTTGGTTCCGTCACGCGAATTGGGGCTTCAAATTGAACAGGTTTGGAAAAAAATGGGAACGCAGTACAAAGTAAATATTTGTTACGGCGGACATTCAATTGATACTGAAATAAAAAATTTAAGCAATCCGCCAGCGGTTTTAATTGGAACGCCTGGAAGAATTGCAGATCATATTGACAGAGATACTTTTAGAACGGATAAAATTCAAACTTTAATTTTAGACGAGTTTGATAAATCACTTCAATTAGGGTTTCACGAGCAAATGTCTTTTATCATTGGGAGATTACCAAAAGTCAATAAAAGAGTTTTAGTTTCAGCAACTTCAGATATCGAGATTCCGAAATATACACGAGTGGTAAACCCGACGGTTTTAGATTTTATTCCAGAGGAAGAAGAAAAAGCCAATCTTTCGATGAAAATGGTGATTTCGCCATCAAAAGATAAACTGCAGAGTTTGTTCAATTTGATTTGTTCGTTGAAATCAGAATCGGCTATTATCTTTTGTAATCACAGAGATGCTGCAGAACGTATTAGTGACACTTTAAACGAAAAAGGAATCTATTCAGTTTATTATCATGGCGGAATGGATCAAGAAGAACGTGAGCGTGCGCTGATTCAGTTTAGAAACGGAAGCGTAACATATTTGGTTACAACCGATTTGGCTGCCAGAGGTTTGGATATTCCAGAAATGAAACATGTTATTCATTATCATCTTCCGTTAAAAGAAGACGAGTTTACGCATAGAAACGGTCGTACGGCGCGTATGCAAGCAACAGGAACGGCATATATTATCATTCACGAAAGTGAAAAGCAATTGGATTATATAGATTATGAAATGAAGGTTTTGGATGTTGAAGGAAAAGTTTCGCTTCCGAATCCGCCTCAATTTCAGACTATTTACATCAGCGGCGGAAAGAAAACCAAGTTGAATAAATTTGATATCGTAGGATTCTTTTCTCAAAAAGGAAAATTAGAAAAAGACGATTTAGGTTTAATTGAAGTAAAAGATTTTGTTTCGTTTGCCGCAGTTAAATACAATAAAGTAAAAGAACTTCTGAAAAATATCAAAGATGAAAAAATGAAAGGCAAGAAGTTTAAAATCGAAGTTGCCCGTAATGTTATCAAAAAAGTAGAGGAGGAGAAGAAAGGGAAATATTGATTTTAGATAATTAAGAGGAAGGATTCGAGAAGCAAGATATAGATATGAAGATTGGAATTTGTAATTTTAATTTTTGTTGTTTATTTTATTGTATTTCAATAGTTTAGAAGTATGTGGCTAAGTTTTGCAATTTTATGTTAAAAAAATAACGAATTGATAGGTGTTTTTTCAATATTTCTATGTTTTTTTGTGTTCGTAAAATTGTAACCCCAAATACTATATGAAAAAGATTATTACTCTTGCCGCATTGTTTTTTACTTTTATTTCGTTTGCACAGGTTAAGGTTCTAGAAACAGTTCCTGTAGAAAAATTAGGAAAAGTAAATAACAACTACATTCAGAAAATTGGTGACGAATACACTGTGTATTACACTATCGTTCAAAGTGATGACGATTCGACTTTGAGAAAATTTTCATTTAAAAACATAGATAATGCTTATAATTCTTTATACAACATTATCATGGGCGGATTTACAGCTTCTCCGTTGTACGATATCAAATTAGAGTTACCTAACAACTACATTTGGTTGCACTACACAGGAAATGTAGTTCCAGACAAAGCTACAGTTCAATTTATGGTTTCTGGTAAAGAAAGAGACGCAGCAACAAACAATGTTTCTGAGCCATTCGTAAAAGACCAAATCAATAAATTATTCCAGAAATAATTTTTCGTTAGAAACAATATATTTAAAAAGCCCGTTCAGTTTTATGAACGGGCTTTTTTTTTGTTTCAAGTTTCAGGTTTCAAGTTTCAGGTTGATATACCTTGTTTTTGATTTTACCGCAATCCTGATAGCTATCGGGAGCAAAGTTTTTTTCTAATTTAAGGCTTTATAAAAGCACAAAGTTCGCAAAGCTTTGTGCATAAAACTTTGCGAACTTTGCGTTCCCGATAGCTATCGGGATT includes these proteins:
- a CDS encoding DUF4287 domain-containing protein encodes the protein MSFQGYLKTIKEKTGNGPAEFRTLAEQKGFTANGELKPEVKAGDIVNWLKNDFALGQGHAMAIYALLKDIKNEDSE
- a CDS encoding M14 family metallopeptidase, with product MKLFTFLFSLFTITISAQNNKKYDTFFEKGNGNQSASYQETIAYWKMLAADFPTIQMKEMGLTDSGEPLHMITFNPDKEFDFDKIQKTKAVLFVNNGIHAGEPDGIDATMQFYRDLATGKMKAPKNTVLVTIPVYNIGGALNRNSTTRANQDGPEIYGFRGNARNYDLNRDLMKSDTRNTKSFVEIFQKINADVFIDNHVSNGSDYQYKLTYIMTQHNKLGTVLGDFMNNEMMPALVKDLQKKKIETTPYVDSFRDTPDKGFGQFVDSPRYTTGYTSLFNTIGFVVETHMLKKYAERVKMTYEYMKTTLDFTDANYQKIKDLRIKNLEQYQPKKSYTLKWELDSTKATTFSFLGYEAGYKKSDATTGNRLYYDRNKPYKKDVPYIKEFKSVKEVVIPTAYIVPRGYWNIIDLLKNNNISFKPIKNDTIIEVESYRITDFKTVPSAYEGHYLHRNTTVTSKIVKMAFAKGDYIVPTNQKGVKYLVEAFEPEGVDSFFNWNFFDPILQQKEHYSEYIFEDTAGQLFKENPSLKAELEAKKQNDREFAKSSQAQLDWIYKHSVYYEKAHMQYPVNRVL
- a CDS encoding DEAD/DEAH box helicase; this translates as MNKKHHSNNILSNLGIESLNEMQEMAHDAILNENNVLLLSPTGSGKTLAFLLPILELLQPEILSVQCLILVPSRELGLQIEQVWKKMGTQYKVNICYGGHSIDTEIKNLSNPPAVLIGTPGRIADHIDRDTFRTDKIQTLILDEFDKSLQLGFHEQMSFIIGRLPKVNKRVLVSATSDIEIPKYTRVVNPTVLDFIPEEEEKANLSMKMVISPSKDKLQSLFNLICSLKSESAIIFCNHRDAAERISDTLNEKGIYSVYYHGGMDQEERERALIQFRNGSVTYLVTTDLAARGLDIPEMKHVIHYHLPLKEDEFTHRNGRTARMQATGTAYIIIHESEKQLDYIDYEMKVLDVEGKVSLPNPPQFQTIYISGGKKTKLNKFDIVGFFSQKGKLEKDDLGLIEVKDFVSFAAVKYNKVKELLKNIKDEKMKGKKFKIEVARNVIKKVEEEKKGKY